A genomic window from Glycine soja cultivar W05 chromosome 10, ASM419377v2, whole genome shotgun sequence includes:
- the LOC114371456 gene encoding uncharacterized protein LOC114371456, whose product MAEVSKQFIWRLGRGNQILFWEDYWMDGGIALQDKYPELYRISLQKQHTVAELGSFYESGWEWKFSWSWVWGTASNGIFSSKSAYVCIKAEQSSEDHYLGFCQLWDTKIPPRALTFAWRLLWDRLPSKENLSRRQVDLANDLCLFCQSNSESASHLFFTCKNVMPLWWEFNTWVKEDRALHCRPMDHFLQYSSIAGSKASNTRRKIWWIAATRSIWKLRNNVIFHNQPFHISKLVDNTNFLTWSWLRGWEKDFNAPFHQWSSAMSMAFI is encoded by the exons ATGGCTGAGGTTTCTAAGCAGTTTATTTGGAGGCTAGGAAGAGGTAATCAAATTCTGTTCTGGGAGGACTATTGGATGGATGGGGGGATAGCTCTTCAAGATAAATATCCAGAGCTATATCGTATTTCCTTGCAAAAACAGCATACAGTAGCAGAGTTGGGCTCTTTCTATGAATCGGGGTGGGAATGGAAATTCTCTTGGAG TTGGGTTTGGGGAACTGCTTCTAATGGGATATTCTCTTCTAAATCTGCTTATGTTTGCATTAAAGCTGAGCAGTCTTCTGAAGATCATTATCTTGGTTTCTGCCAGCTGTGGGATACTAAAATTCCTCCTAGAGCCTTAACCTTTGCGTGGAGATTGCTTTGGGATAGGCTTCCTTCTAAGGAGAACCTATCCAGGAGACAAGTTGATCTTGCCAATGACTTATGCCTCTTCTGTCAAAGCAATTCTGAATCTGCTTCTCATCTGTTTTTCACTTGTAAAAACGTTATGCCTTTGTGGTGGGAATTTAACACTTGGGTTAAGGAGGATAGAGCTCTTCACTGCAGGCCCATGGATCATTTCCTTCAGTACTCCTCCATAGCAGGTTCGAAGGCTTCGAATACAAGAAGGAAAATTTGGTGGATAGCAGCTACAAGGTCCATATGGAAGCTCCGAAATAATGTGATCTTTCATAATCAACCTTTCCACATTTCTAAGTTGGTGGATAACACTAACTTCCTCACTTGGTCCTGGTTGAGGGGGTGGGAAAAGGACTTCAATGCCCCTTTTCATCAATGGTCCTCAGCCATGTCTATGGCCTTTATTTAG